TGTTGGTAAGCTAAATCAAAGGAAAGACATTTTAGAACATCAAATTGAACTATTAAATGAACACTAGCAGCAGTTAGACAATAGTATTTCCTTGTCTGTTATCACCTCTAATTTGTCTTGGCCATAAAAAAATCTTACAGGAAAACAacaacatagaaaacatattCAGGCTGGGGACTATACAGGTGAATTAAAAACCGCTCTCTAAACAAGCGAAAGTcatctgtttgtaaacaacatGTTGGTTGTTTCTTAACTCCCATCATCAAAGTGGATTGATCCAATCTATTATGTCAGGAACTGGTCCTCTCTTCAGAAATTGATTCGGGGGAAATTAGGTTTGTGAAAATTCCTGGAAGTTCAGAGTCAGACTAACCCCCATTAATAAACCAATTGGTTCCTAAACAAAGTGATAACACATAGCGCATGCAGCCTTGATCTCTTAATCCCCTTAAAatagagatgggagaccgagggggGACGGGATGAGGGAATTTTGGAGTCACTGTGGTGCGAAGCCATTAGAATCAGAGCCTGCTGATCTAGTGTGATGCTGCTGCTTCCACAAAACTCCCCCTGATTGCTTTGCCCCAGATTCAGAAGGTAAATCCAGtaaaatcacagcctacttcaacagAACCCATTAAGTTTTGTGATCTAGGAGGGGGACATGGAGAGCGGCTGAGATAATGGTACTATGGCATTGAGGagcacaccacatcagtcactgccTTTATCAATAAGTGTATCGAGGACGTtgcccccacagtgaccgtacgtacataccccaaccagaagccaaggattacaggcaacatttgcactgagctaaagggtagagctgccgctttcaaggtgcaggactctaacccagaagcttataagaaatcctgctatgccctctgacgaaccatcaaacaggcaaagcgccaatacaggactaagattgaattgtactacactggctccgatgcttgtcggatgtagcagggcctgcaaactattacagactacaaaggaaagcacagccgcgagctgcccagtgacatgatcctaccagacgagctaaatcacttctatgcttgcgtccaggcaagtaacactgaaacatgcatgagagcatcagccgttccggacgactgtgtgatcaagctctCAGTAGCCaacatgagtaagacctttaaacaagtcaacattcacaaggccgctgggccagacggattaccaggacatgtgctccgggcatgtgctgaccaactggcaggtgtcttcactgaaatgttcaacatgtccctgattgagtctgtaataccaacatgcttcaagcagaccaccatagtccctgtgcccaagagcactaaggtaaccttcctaaatgactacagacccgtagcactcacgtccgtagccatgaagtcctttgaacagggctccgggcagccgagcggaaatggaggaaaactcgcctccctgcggacctggcatcctttcactccctcctctctacattttcctcttctgtctctgctgctaaagccactttctaccactctaaattccaagcatctgcctctaaccctaggaagctctttgccaccttctcctccccctccccccctcctccctctctgcagatgacttcgtcaaccattttgaaaagaaggtcgacgacatccgatcctcgtttgctaagtcaaacgacaccgctggttctgctcacactgccctaccctgtgctctgacctctttctcccctctctctccagatgaaatctcgcgtcttgtgacggccggccgcccaacaacctgcccgcttgaccctatcccctcctctcttctccagaccatttccggagaccttctcccttacctcacctcgctcatcaactcatccctgaccgctggctacgtcccttctgtcttcaagagagcgagagttgcaccccttctgaaaaaacctacactcgatccctccgatgtcaacaactacagaccagtatcccttctttcttttctctccaaaacgcttgaacgtgccgtccttggccagctctcccgctatctctctcagaatgaccttcttgatccaaatcagtcaggtttcaagactagtcattcaactgagactgctcttctctgtatcacggaggcgctccgcactgctaaagctaactctctctcctctgctctcatccttctagacctatcggctgccttcgatactgtgaaccatcagatcctcctctccaccctctccgagttgggcatctccggcgcggcccacgcttggattgcgtcctacctgacaggtcgctcctaccaggtggcgtggcgagaatccgtctcctcaccacgtgctctcaccactggtgtcccccagggctctgttctaggccctctcctattctcgctatacaccaagtcacttggctctgtcataacctcacatggtctctcctatcattgctatgcagacgacacacaattaatcttctcctttccccttctgatgaccaggtggcgaatcgcatctctgcatgtctggcagacatatcagtgtggatgacggatcaccacctcaagctgaacctcggcaagacggagctgctcttcctcccagggaaggactgcccgttccatgatctcgccatcacggttgacaactccactgtgtcctcctcccagagcgctaagaaccttggcgtgatcctggacaacaccctgtcgttctcaactaacatcaaggcggtggcccgttcctgtaggttcatgctctacaacatccgcagagtacgaccctgcctcacacaggaagcggcgcaggtcctaatccaggcacttgtcatctcccgtctggattactgcaactcgctgttggctgggctccctgcctgtgccattaaacccctacaactcatccagaacgccgcagcccgtctggtgttcaaccttcccaagttctctcacgtcaccccgcttctccgctctctccactggcttccagttgaagctcgcatccgctacaagaccatggtgcttgcctacggagctgtgaggggaacggcacctcagtacctccaggctctgatcaggccctacacccaaacaagggcactgcgttcatccacctctggcctgctcgcctccctaccactgaggaagtacagttcccgctcagcccagtcaaaactgttcgctgctctggccccccaatggtggaacaaactccctcacgacgccaggacagcggagtcaatcaccaccttccggagacacctgaaaccccacctatttaaggaatacctaggataggataaagtaatccttctcacccccttaaaagatttagatgcactattgtaaagtggctgttccactggatgtcataaggtgaatgcaccaatttgtaagtcgctctggataagagcgtctgctaaatgacttaaatgtaaatgtaaatgtaaatgaaaggctggtaatggcccACATTAcaaccattatcccagaaacccaaaACTCactaatttgcataccgctcaaaCAGATCCTCAGAAGATGAAATCTCTATTGCACagcacactgccctttcctacctggacaaaaggaacacctacgtgagaatgctattaattgactacagctcagagttcaacaccatagtgctctcaaagctcatcactaagctaaggatcctgggacaaaacaattccctctgcaactggatcctggacttcctgacgatctgcccccaggtggtgtggGTAGGTTGCAACACAtctaccacgctgatcctcaacactggagaccctcaggggtgcgtgctcagtcccctcctgtactccctgttcacccacgcctGAATGGCCAGGAACGACTGcaataccatcattaagtttgcagacgacagtggtaggcctgatcaccaacaacgatgagacaacctatagggaggacgtcagagacctggcagtgtggt
This genomic window from Oncorhynchus nerka isolate Pitt River linkage group LG2, Oner_Uvic_2.0, whole genome shotgun sequence contains:
- the LOC135560210 gene encoding uncharacterized protein LOC135560210, with product ISVWMTDHHLKLNLGKTELLFLPGKDCPFHDLAITVDNSTVSSSQSAKNLGVILDNTLSFSTNIKAVARSCRFMLYNIRRVRPCLTQEAAQVLIQALVISRLDYCNSLLAGLPACAIKPLQLIQNAAARLVFNLPKFSHVTPLLRSLHWLPVEARIRYKTMVLAYGAVRGTAPQYLQALIRPYTQTRALRSSTSGLLASLPLRKYSSRSAQSKLFAALAPQWWNKLPHDARTAESITTFRRHLKPHLFKEYLG